aaaaaaggtaaaatagtACGTATATAAGACGTACAACAGCTATTATGTGATTGTTCTTAGTTTTAGTTTACATTGTATTtcctttctttcattttttctttttctaaatctTTTCTGATTGTTTTTAGTTACTACTTAGTTTtacattgtattttcttttttctttttttcttcccttttttcccctttccttttttatttttatttgtatttgtatttgtattttttttttttttttttttttttttttttgtgcttaCTTCAGATTTCTATTGTGCTTTAGGTTTAATTTTTCATATTAGCGTTTCCCTTAGCTTGAAACATTCGGAAATGTACCTTGCAGCTATCCCTGCTAATTGAGTTGGCGGATTTATTAGTAAATTGAAAAGGCGTTTTTGTGTAATTTGATTGCGCTGCAAATTTTGGATAACTGAGTTTCGTAGCTCTTTGTATGTTTGGCATTGTACTAGAAAGTGAAATTCATTTTCCACGTCATTTTTGCATGTTGGGCAAATCCGATCTTTTTCCTTTGTGTAAGGCCTCGTGTGTCTGCCTTTCTCAATTTGCAATTGGTGATTACTTATTCTTAGTTTTGTTAGCGCAACTCTATGTTTCACATTAGGGATGGCTACAAGGTAATTCTCTAATTCATATTTGTCTTTAAAAGTTCTATAAGTTCTTAGTTTGTTCATTTCGTTACTGTTTTTCCTTTGGTCATTGAAAATTTCCCCATGCCATTTCTGAAAATACATATCATTAAGTCGTTTTGAGAAAATATCAAGGAACAATGTAGGGTCGGTTTCATTTTGATAGAGCCACATAAACCCAAAACCCGctttgaaaattatttcttttgttttgtgggTCCAGTAGGACACGTGAGGGTTATTTACACACTCTGTATAAACTACTTTTGAGAGGGCCTCTTCTTTTGACCGAAGGTTGGTCCAGTAT
The DNA window shown above is from Nematostella vectensis chromosome 15, jaNemVect1.1, whole genome shotgun sequence and carries:
- the LOC125560675 gene encoding uncharacterized protein LOC125560675 yields the protein MVGVKQGCMLSPTLFNLFLSDLPDTLAKSSSAHILGNTKLNCLLYADDLVLFSETSSGLQDLLNRLSIYSEENSLKVNTSKTKVMIFNNIGKVMNNYQFLLNREQLENVKSYKYLGLVFSAVGNFNLAKEELKKTALKALFKLRKDLGIHFRSDINLTLKLFDALIKPILLYGSEVWGADNKSCVDDRDPLESVHLKFCKMLLGTGKTAVNNACRGELGRYPLCINATYRNIKYWTNLRSKEEALSKVVYTECVNNPHVSYWTHKTKEIIFKAGFGFMWLYQNETDPTLFLDIFSKRLNDMYFQKWHGEIFNDQRKNSNEMNKLRTYRTFKDKYELENYLVAIPNVKHRVALTKLRISNHQLQIEKGRHTRPYTKEKDRICPTCKNDVENEFHFLVQCQTYKELRNSVIQNLQRNQITQKRLFNLLINPPTQLAGIAARYISECFKLRETLIGEKREEKKKKENTM